From one Streptomyces chromofuscus genomic stretch:
- the ruvC gene encoding crossover junction endodeoxyribonuclease RuvC, giving the protein MRVLGVDPGLTRCGVGVVDGVAGRPLTMLGVGVVRTPADAELGQRLVAVEQGIERWLDEHRPECVAVERVFSQHNVRTVMGTAQASAVAMLCAARRGIPVALHTPSEVKAAVTGSGRADKAQVGAMITRLLRLDAPPKPADAADALALAICHIWRAPAQNRLQQAVALHTAQATASKGRTA; this is encoded by the coding sequence GTGCGCGTACTGGGTGTGGACCCGGGACTGACCCGGTGCGGGGTCGGCGTCGTGGACGGGGTGGCCGGACGCCCGCTGACCATGCTCGGCGTCGGGGTCGTTCGCACGCCGGCCGACGCGGAGCTGGGACAGCGCCTGGTCGCCGTCGAGCAGGGCATCGAGCGGTGGCTGGACGAGCACCGGCCCGAATGCGTCGCCGTGGAGCGGGTGTTCAGCCAGCACAACGTGCGCACGGTGATGGGCACGGCCCAGGCCAGTGCCGTCGCCATGCTCTGCGCCGCCCGCCGCGGCATCCCCGTCGCCCTGCACACCCCCAGCGAGGTCAAGGCCGCCGTCACCGGCTCCGGACGCGCCGACAAGGCTCAGGTCGGCGCCATGATCACCCGGCTGCTGCGGCTCGACGCGCCGCCGAAACCGGCCGACGCCGCCGACGCCCTCGCGCTCGCCATCTGCCACATCTGGCGCGCCCCGGCCCAGAACCGGCTCCAGCAGGCCG
- a CDS encoding YebC/PmpR family DNA-binding transcriptional regulator — translation MSGHSKWATTKHKKAVIDAKRGKLFAKLIKNIEVAARMGGADPEGNPTLYDAIQKAKKSSVPNKNIDSAVKRGAGLEAGGADYETIMYEGYGPNGVAVLIECLTDNRNRAASEVRVAMTRNGGSMADPGSVSYLFNRKGVVIVPKGELTEDDVLGAVLDAGAEEVNDLGESFEVLSEATDLVAVRSSLQDAGIDYDSAEANFVPTMQVELDEEGAKKIFKLIDALEDSDDVQNVFANFDVSDEIMEKVDA, via the coding sequence ATGTCCGGCCACTCTAAATGGGCCACGACGAAGCACAAGAAGGCCGTGATCGATGCCAAGCGCGGCAAGCTCTTCGCGAAGCTGATCAAGAACATCGAGGTCGCGGCCCGGATGGGCGGTGCGGACCCCGAGGGCAACCCGACACTGTACGACGCCATCCAGAAGGCCAAGAAGTCGTCGGTCCCGAACAAGAACATCGACTCCGCGGTCAAGCGCGGCGCCGGCCTGGAGGCCGGTGGCGCCGACTACGAGACGATCATGTACGAAGGCTACGGCCCGAACGGCGTCGCGGTGCTCATCGAGTGCCTCACCGACAACCGCAACCGCGCCGCCTCCGAGGTCCGCGTCGCCATGACCCGCAACGGCGGCTCCATGGCGGACCCGGGCTCGGTGTCGTACCTGTTCAACCGCAAGGGCGTCGTCATCGTCCCCAAGGGCGAGCTGACCGAGGACGACGTCCTGGGCGCCGTCCTCGACGCGGGCGCCGAGGAGGTCAACGACCTCGGTGAGTCCTTCGAGGTGCTCAGCGAGGCCACCGACCTGGTCGCGGTCCGCTCGTCCCTGCAGGACGCCGGCATCGACTACGACTCCGCCGAGGCCAACTTCGTCCCGACCATGCAGGTCGAACTGGACGAGGAGGGCGCGAAGAAGATCTTCAAGCTGATCGACGCGCTGGAGGACAGCGACGACGTGCAGAACGTCTTCGCCAACTTCGACGTGAGCGACGAGATCATGGAGAAGGTCGACGCGTAG
- the pdxT gene encoding pyridoxal 5'-phosphate synthase glutaminase subunit PdxT: MSDTPVIGVLALQGDVREHLIALAAADAVARAVRRPEELAEVDGLVIPGGESTTISKLAVLFGVMEPLRARVRDGMPVYGTCAGMIMLADKILDPRSGQETIGGIDMIVRRNAFGRQNESFEAAVDVKGVTGDPVEGVFIRAPWVESVGAGAEVLAEHDGHIVAVRQGNVLATSFHPELTGDHRVHSLFVDMVRANRTAESL; encoded by the coding sequence ATGAGCGACACCCCCGTCATCGGCGTCCTGGCCCTCCAGGGCGACGTACGGGAGCACCTCATCGCCCTGGCCGCGGCCGACGCCGTGGCCAGGGCGGTCAGGCGCCCCGAAGAGCTCGCCGAGGTCGACGGCCTCGTCATCCCCGGCGGCGAGTCCACGACCATCTCCAAGCTGGCCGTCCTGTTCGGCGTGATGGAGCCCCTCCGCGCGCGCGTGCGGGACGGTATGCCCGTCTACGGCACCTGCGCGGGCATGATCATGCTGGCCGACAAGATCCTCGACCCGCGCTCGGGCCAGGAGACGATCGGCGGCATCGACATGATCGTGCGCCGCAACGCCTTCGGACGGCAGAACGAGTCCTTCGAGGCGGCGGTCGACGTCAAGGGCGTCACGGGCGATCCTGTGGAGGGCGTCTTCATCCGCGCCCCCTGGGTCGAGTCCGTCGGCGCCGGGGCCGAGGTGCTCGCCGAGCACGACGGTCACATCGTCGCGGTCCGCCAGGGCAACGTGCTCGCCACGTCGTTCCACCCGGAGCTGACCGGCGACCACCGCGTGCACAGCCTGTTCGTCGACATGGTGCGAGCGAACCGGACGGCGGAGTCCTTGTAG
- the pdxS gene encoding pyridoxal 5'-phosphate synthase lyase subunit PdxS: MAEQLKGGVIMDVVTPEQAKIAEDAGAVAVMALERVPADIRKDGGVARMSDPDMIEGIIDAVSIPVMAKSRIGHFVEAQVLQSLGVDYIDESEVLTPADEVNHSDKWAFTTPFVCGATNLGEALRRIAEGAAMIRSKGEAGTGNVVEAVRHLRQIKNEIARLRGYDNHELYAAAKELRAPYELVKEVAELGKLPVVLFSAGGVATPADAALMRQLGAEGVFVGSGIFKSGDPAKRAAAIVKATTFYDDPKIIADASRNLGEAMVGINCDTLPETERYANRGW, from the coding sequence ATGGCCGAGCAGCTCAAGGGTGGCGTGATCATGGACGTCGTCACGCCGGAGCAGGCGAAGATCGCCGAGGACGCGGGCGCCGTCGCCGTCATGGCCCTGGAGCGGGTCCCGGCCGACATCCGCAAGGACGGCGGCGTGGCCCGCATGTCCGACCCGGACATGATCGAGGGCATCATCGACGCCGTCTCGATCCCGGTCATGGCCAAGTCCCGCATCGGCCACTTCGTCGAGGCCCAGGTCCTGCAGTCGCTCGGCGTGGACTACATCGACGAGTCCGAGGTCCTCACCCCGGCCGACGAGGTCAACCACTCCGACAAGTGGGCCTTCACCACCCCGTTCGTCTGCGGCGCCACCAACCTCGGTGAGGCCCTGCGCCGGATCGCCGAGGGCGCGGCCATGATCCGCTCCAAGGGCGAGGCCGGCACCGGCAACGTCGTCGAGGCCGTCCGCCACCTGCGCCAGATCAAGAACGAGATCGCCCGCCTGCGCGGCTACGACAACCACGAGCTGTACGCCGCCGCCAAGGAGCTGCGCGCCCCGTACGAGCTGGTCAAGGAGGTCGCCGAGCTCGGCAAGCTGCCGGTCGTGCTGTTCTCCGCCGGCGGTGTGGCCACCCCCGCCGACGCCGCGCTGATGCGCCAGCTCGGCGCCGAGGGCGTCTTCGTCGGCTCCGGCATCTTCAAGTCCGGCGACCCGGCCAAGCGCGCCGCCGCCATCGTGAAGGCGACCACCTTCTACGACGACCCGAAGATCATCGCCGACGCGTCCCGCAACCTCGGCGAGGCCATGGTCGGCATCAACTGCGACACCCTCCCCGAGACCGAGCGCTACGCCAACCGCGGCTGGTAA
- a CDS encoding LemA family protein: MTATLIWILVALIAVGVYLSWTAGRLDRLHARIDATRAALDAQLLRRASVAQELATSGVLDPAASIVLYEAAHAARQAEEEQREVAESELSQALRAVFAEPQQVEAVREAPGGEAAARELTEAVRRVPMARRFHNDAVGAARRLREHRKVRWFRLAGHAPFPMAFEMDDQPPAALVDRAA; this comes from the coding sequence GTGACCGCAACCCTCATCTGGATCCTCGTCGCCCTCATCGCCGTCGGCGTGTACCTGAGCTGGACGGCGGGCCGGCTGGACCGGCTGCACGCCCGGATCGACGCCACCCGCGCCGCCCTGGACGCCCAGCTGCTGCGCCGCGCGTCCGTGGCGCAGGAACTGGCCACCTCCGGGGTGCTCGACCCGGCCGCCTCGATCGTCCTGTACGAGGCCGCGCACGCGGCCCGGCAGGCCGAGGAGGAGCAGCGAGAGGTCGCCGAGAGCGAGCTGAGCCAGGCCCTGCGCGCGGTGTTCGCCGAGCCGCAGCAGGTCGAGGCGGTCCGGGAGGCGCCCGGGGGCGAGGCGGCGGCCCGGGAACTGACCGAGGCGGTGCGCCGGGTGCCGATGGCCCGGCGCTTCCACAACGACGCGGTGGGAGCCGCCCGCAGGCTGCGCGAGCACCGCAAGGTGCGCTGGTTCCGGCTGGCCGGCCACGCCCCCTTCCCCATGGCCTTCGAGATGGACGACCAGCCACCGGCTGCCCTGGTGGACCGGGCCGCCTAG
- a CDS encoding glycosyltransferase family 4 protein gives MRIGIVCPYSWDVPGGVQFHIRDLAEYFIRLGHEVSVLAPADDDTPLPPYVVSAGRAVPVPYNGSVARLNFGFLSAARVRRWLHDGAFDVIHIHEPASPSLGLLTCWAAQGPIVATFHTSNPRSRAMIAAYAILQAALEKISARIAVSEYARRTLVEHLGGDAVVIPNGVDVDFFAKAEPHPDWQGDTIGFVGRIDEPRKGLPVLMQALPKILAERPQTRLLVAGRGDEEQAVESLPAELRSRVEFLGMVSDEDKARFLRSVDLYVAPNTGGESFGIILVEAMSAGAPVLASDLDAFAQVLDQGAAGELFANEDADALADAALRLLGDPGRRQELRERGSAHVRRFDWSTVGADILSVYETVTDGTTAVAADDRSVGLWGRFGLARD, from the coding sequence GTGAGAATCGGCATCGTCTGCCCCTACTCCTGGGACGTGCCGGGCGGCGTCCAGTTCCACATCCGGGACCTGGCCGAGTACTTCATCCGCCTCGGGCACGAGGTGTCCGTCCTCGCCCCCGCCGACGACGACACGCCCCTGCCGCCGTACGTCGTCTCGGCCGGCCGCGCGGTCCCGGTGCCGTACAACGGCTCGGTGGCCCGGCTGAACTTCGGCTTCCTGTCGGCCGCGCGGGTACGCCGCTGGCTGCACGACGGCGCCTTCGACGTGATCCACATCCACGAACCGGCGTCCCCGTCGCTCGGTCTGCTGACCTGCTGGGCCGCGCAGGGCCCGATCGTCGCCACCTTCCACACCTCCAACCCCCGCTCACGCGCGATGATCGCCGCGTACGCGATCCTGCAGGCGGCGCTGGAGAAGATCAGCGCCCGGATCGCGGTCAGCGAGTACGCCCGCCGCACCCTGGTCGAGCACCTCGGCGGGGACGCCGTCGTGATCCCCAACGGCGTCGACGTCGACTTCTTCGCCAAGGCCGAGCCCCACCCCGACTGGCAGGGCGACACCATCGGCTTCGTCGGCCGCATCGACGAGCCCCGCAAGGGCCTGCCGGTGCTCATGCAGGCGCTGCCGAAGATTCTCGCCGAGCGGCCGCAGACGCGGCTGCTGGTCGCCGGCCGCGGGGACGAGGAGCAGGCCGTCGAGTCGCTGCCGGCCGAGCTGCGCTCCCGGGTGGAGTTCCTCGGCATGGTGAGCGACGAGGACAAGGCCCGCTTCCTGCGCAGCGTCGACCTCTACGTGGCGCCCAACACCGGCGGCGAGAGCTTCGGGATCATCCTGGTCGAGGCGATGTCGGCGGGCGCGCCCGTGCTGGCCTCGGACCTGGACGCCTTCGCGCAGGTCCTCGACCAGGGCGCGGCGGGGGAGCTGTTCGCCAACGAGGACGCGGACGCGCTGGCCGACGCGGCGCTGCGACTGCTGGGCGACCCCGGGCGGCGACAGGAACTGCGCGAGCGGGGCAGCGCGCACGTGCGCCGGTTCGACTGGTCGACGGTCGGCGCGGACATCCTCTCCGTCTACGAGACGGTGACGGACGGGACCACGGCGGTCGCCGCCGACGACCGCTCCGTCGGACTGTGGGGGCGGTTCGGGCTGGCCCGCGACTGA
- a CDS encoding phosphatidylinositol mannoside acyltransferase yields MSARDTLTDALYGLGWSTVKRLPEPVAVRLGDTVADLAWKQRGKGVERLESNYARVVPEATPQRLAELSRAGMRSYLRYWMESFRLPAWNADRVRNSFDAEDLHLLTDGMAAGKGVVLALPHLANWDLAGAWLTTALGIPFTTVAERLKPETLYDRFVAYRSGLGMEVLPHSGGSTFGTLARRLRDGGLVCLVADRDLSASGVEVQFFGDTARMPAGPALLAQQTGAVLLPVTLWYETAPAMRGRVHPPVEVPQSGTRAEKTSVMTQALADAFASGIAEHPEDWHMLQRLWLKDLDPAKDRPAPGSAKGTT; encoded by the coding sequence ATGAGCGCGCGGGACACCCTGACGGATGCCCTGTACGGCCTCGGCTGGAGCACCGTGAAGCGGCTTCCCGAGCCGGTGGCCGTGCGGCTGGGTGACACCGTGGCCGACCTGGCCTGGAAGCAGCGCGGCAAGGGCGTGGAGCGGCTGGAGAGCAACTACGCGCGCGTGGTGCCCGAAGCGACCCCGCAGCGGCTCGCCGAGCTGTCGCGCGCGGGCATGCGCTCGTACCTGCGTTACTGGATGGAGTCCTTCCGGCTGCCGGCCTGGAACGCCGACCGCGTCAGGAACTCCTTCGACGCCGAGGACCTGCACCTGCTGACCGACGGCATGGCCGCGGGCAAGGGCGTCGTCCTGGCGCTGCCGCACCTGGCCAACTGGGACCTGGCCGGCGCCTGGCTCACCACCGCGCTGGGCATCCCGTTCACCACGGTCGCCGAGCGCCTGAAGCCGGAGACGCTCTACGACCGTTTCGTCGCCTACCGCTCGGGCCTCGGCATGGAGGTCCTGCCGCACAGCGGCGGCTCCACCTTCGGCACCCTGGCCCGGCGGCTGCGTGACGGCGGCCTGGTCTGCCTGGTCGCCGACCGCGACCTGTCCGCGTCCGGGGTCGAGGTGCAGTTCTTCGGCGACACCGCCCGGATGCCGGCCGGACCGGCCCTGCTGGCCCAGCAGACCGGCGCCGTGCTGCTGCCGGTGACGCTCTGGTACGAAACCGCACCCGCCATGCGCGGTCGCGTGCACCCCCCGGTCGAGGTACCGCAGTCAGGTACGCGCGCCGAGAAGACGTCCGTCATGACACAGGCGCTGGCGGACGCCTTCGCCTCGGGGATCGCCGAGCATCCGGAGGACTGGCACATGCTGCAGCGGTTGTGGCTGAAGGACCTCGACCCGGCGAAGGACCGCCCGGCGCCCGGTTCCGCGAAGGGGACCACGTGA
- the pgsA gene encoding phosphatidylinositol phosphate synthase — MLNKYARAFFTRVLTPFAAFLIRRGVSPDTVTLIGTAGVMAGALVFYPRGEFFWGTVVITLFVFSDLVDGNMARQLGRSSRWGAFLDSTLDRVADGAIFGGFALWYAGGGDNLVLCAVSIFCLASGQVVSYTKARGESIGLPVAVNGLVERAERLVISLVAAGLAGLHAFGVPGIDVLLPIALWLVAVGSLITLIQRVVTVRRESAEAEAAERGKADNASQGRETAK; from the coding sequence ATGCTGAACAAGTACGCGCGTGCATTCTTCACGCGTGTCCTCACACCGTTCGCCGCGTTTCTCATCCGCCGGGGCGTGAGCCCCGACACGGTCACGCTGATCGGCACCGCGGGCGTGATGGCGGGCGCGCTGGTCTTCTACCCCCGGGGCGAGTTCTTCTGGGGCACGGTCGTCATCACCCTGTTCGTCTTCTCCGACCTCGTCGACGGCAACATGGCCCGCCAGCTGGGCCGCTCCAGCCGCTGGGGCGCCTTCCTGGACTCCACGCTGGACCGGGTCGCCGACGGCGCGATCTTCGGCGGCTTCGCCCTGTGGTACGCCGGTGGCGGCGACAACCTCGTCCTGTGCGCCGTCTCGATCTTCTGCCTGGCCAGCGGGCAGGTGGTGTCGTACACCAAGGCGCGCGGCGAGTCGATCGGCCTGCCGGTCGCGGTGAACGGGCTCGTGGAGCGGGCCGAGCGCCTGGTGATCTCCCTGGTCGCGGCCGGGCTCGCGGGCCTGCACGCGTTCGGCGTGCCGGGCATCGACGTGCTGCTGCCGATCGCCCTGTGGCTCGTCGCCGTGGGCAGCCTGATCACGCTGATCCAGCGGGTCGTCACCGTCCGCCGGGAGTCCGCCGAGGCGGAGGCGGCGGAGCGCGGAAAGGCCGACAACGCCTCCCAGGGGAGGGAGACGGCCAAATGA
- a CDS encoding elongation factor G-like protein EF-G2 — MGDKTNAHPGAAGRAVAADQPASVRNVVLVGHSGAGKTTLVEALALTAGAVNRAGRVEDGGTVSDYDDIEHRQQRSVQLSLVPVQWNGIKVNLLDTPGYADFVGELRAGLRAADAALFVVSASDGVDGSTRMVWEECAAVGMPRAIVVTHLEAARADFEEMTRICAEAFGADDPDAVLPLYLPLHGPQAPDGHAPVTGLIGLLSQKLFDYSTGERKESEPVEDQLPLIEEARNRLIEGIIAESEDETLMDRYLGGERIDVKTLVEDLERAVARGTFFPVLAAAPAADGARQGLGTVELLELVTGGFPTPLEHDQPRVTTVDGRPREVKPCDPDGPLVAEVVRTSSDPYVGRVSLVRVFSGTLRPDETVHVSGHGLADRGHEDHDVDERVGALSTPFGKQQRPVSHCVAGDLACVAKLNRAETGDTLSAKDDPLLMEPWDMPDPLLPVAIQAHSKPDEDKLSQGLARLVAEDPTMRLEQNQDTHQVVLWCLGEAHADVALERLRTRYGVQVDVVPHKVSLRETFATKAAGRGRHVKQSGGHGQYAICEIEVEPLPGGSGIEFVDKVVGGAVPRQFIPSVEKGVRAQAVKGVAAGHALVDVRVTLLDGKAHSVDSSDAAFQTAGALALREAAADAKIHLLEPVAEVSVLVGDDYVGAVMSDLSGRRGRVLGTEQTAGGRTLVRAEVPEIEIGRYAVDLRSLSHGTARFSRRYARHEPMPPQVAERLRKLEQAAS; from the coding sequence ATGGGCGACAAGACCAACGCACACCCCGGAGCCGCCGGCAGGGCAGTGGCGGCCGACCAACCCGCGTCCGTACGGAATGTGGTGCTGGTCGGCCACTCCGGAGCGGGCAAGACCACACTGGTGGAAGCCCTCGCACTGACCGCAGGGGCGGTGAACCGGGCGGGCCGCGTGGAGGACGGCGGCACCGTCTCCGACTACGACGACATCGAGCACCGCCAGCAGCGCTCGGTGCAGCTCTCCCTGGTGCCGGTCCAGTGGAACGGCATCAAGGTCAACCTTCTCGACACCCCCGGATACGCCGACTTCGTCGGGGAACTGCGGGCCGGTCTGCGCGCGGCGGACGCGGCCCTCTTCGTCGTCTCCGCCTCGGACGGCGTGGACGGCTCGACCCGCATGGTGTGGGAGGAGTGCGCCGCCGTCGGCATGCCGCGCGCCATCGTCGTCACGCACCTGGAGGCCGCCCGCGCGGACTTCGAGGAGATGACGCGGATCTGCGCGGAGGCCTTCGGCGCCGACGACCCCGACGCCGTGCTGCCGCTGTACCTGCCGCTGCACGGCCCACAGGCCCCGGACGGGCACGCGCCCGTGACCGGACTGATCGGCCTGCTGTCGCAGAAGCTGTTCGACTACTCGACCGGCGAGCGCAAGGAGTCCGAGCCCGTCGAGGACCAGCTGCCGCTGATCGAGGAGGCCCGCAACCGGCTGATCGAGGGGATCATTGCGGAGAGCGAGGACGAGACCCTCATGGACCGCTATCTCGGCGGTGAGCGGATCGACGTCAAGACGCTCGTGGAGGACCTGGAGCGGGCTGTCGCGCGCGGGACGTTCTTCCCCGTCCTGGCCGCCGCCCCCGCCGCCGACGGCGCCCGGCAGGGCCTCGGCACGGTCGAGCTGCTGGAGCTCGTCACCGGCGGGTTCCCGACCCCGCTGGAGCACGACCAGCCCCGGGTCACCACCGTCGACGGCAGGCCGCGCGAGGTGAAGCCGTGCGACCCGGACGGGCCGCTGGTCGCGGAGGTCGTGCGCACCTCGTCCGACCCGTACGTCGGCCGCGTCTCGCTCGTGCGGGTCTTCTCCGGCACCCTGCGGCCGGACGAGACGGTCCACGTCTCGGGGCACGGACTGGCCGACCGGGGCCACGAGGACCACGACGTCGACGAACGCGTCGGCGCCCTGTCCACACCGTTCGGCAAACAGCAGCGCCCGGTGTCGCACTGCGTCGCGGGTGACCTCGCCTGCGTGGCCAAGCTGAACCGCGCGGAGACCGGCGACACCCTCTCCGCCAAGGACGACCCGCTCCTGATGGAGCCCTGGGACATGCCCGACCCGCTGCTGCCCGTCGCCATCCAGGCCCACAGCAAGCCCGACGAGGACAAGCTCTCGCAGGGCCTGGCCCGGCTGGTCGCCGAGGACCCGACCATGCGGCTGGAGCAGAACCAGGACACCCACCAGGTGGTCCTGTGGTGCCTGGGCGAGGCCCACGCCGACGTCGCGTTGGAACGGCTGCGCACCCGCTACGGCGTCCAGGTCGACGTCGTCCCGCACAAGGTGTCCCTCAGGGAGACGTTCGCGACCAAGGCGGCCGGCCGGGGCCGGCACGTGAAGCAGTCGGGCGGGCACGGGCAGTACGCCATCTGCGAGATCGAGGTGGAGCCGCTGCCCGGCGGCTCGGGCATCGAGTTCGTCGACAAGGTCGTCGGCGGCGCGGTGCCCCGCCAGTTCATCCCGTCCGTGGAGAAGGGCGTCCGCGCGCAGGCCGTCAAGGGGGTCGCCGCGGGACACGCGCTCGTCGACGTGCGGGTCACGCTGCTGGACGGCAAGGCGCACTCGGTCGACTCCTCGGACGCCGCGTTCCAGACGGCGGGCGCGCTCGCGCTGCGGGAGGCCGCGGCCGACGCGAAGATCCATCTGCTGGAGCCGGTGGCCGAGGTGAGCGTGCTGGTCGGCGACGACTACGTGGGCGCGGTGATGAGCGACCTGTCCGGGCGGCGCGGCAGGGTGCTGGGCACCGAGCAGACCGCCGGCGGGCGCACCCTCGTACGCGCCGAGGTGCCCGAGATCGAGATCGGGCGGTACGCCGTCGATCTGCGCTCGCTCTCGCACGGCACCGCGCGGTTCAGCCGGCGGTACGCGCGGCACGAGCCGATGCCTCCCCAAGTCGCCGAGCGCCTGCGCAAACTGGAGCAGGCCGCTTCCTAG
- a CDS encoding HIT family protein: MLPCMTSEPEQQIGVGTQDAFQRLWTPHRMAYIQGENKPTGPGADDGCPFCSIPAKSDEDGLIVRRGAQVYAVLNLYPYNGGHLMVVPYRHVADYTDLTEPETAELAALTKQAMTALRTASGAQGFNIGMNQGSVAGAGIAAHLHQHIVPRWGGDTNFMPVVGHTRVLPQLLADTRKMLAEAWPAA; this comes from the coding sequence ATGCTGCCTTGCATGACGAGTGAGCCGGAGCAGCAGATCGGAGTGGGGACGCAGGACGCGTTCCAGCGCCTGTGGACGCCCCACCGGATGGCGTACATCCAGGGCGAGAACAAGCCGACCGGTCCGGGGGCCGACGACGGCTGCCCCTTCTGCTCGATTCCGGCGAAGTCCGACGAGGACGGGCTGATCGTCCGGCGCGGTGCGCAGGTGTACGCGGTGCTGAACCTGTACCCGTACAACGGCGGCCACCTCATGGTCGTGCCGTACCGCCATGTCGCCGACTACACCGACCTCACCGAGCCCGAGACGGCGGAGCTGGCCGCGCTGACCAAGCAGGCGATGACGGCCCTGCGCACCGCGTCGGGCGCCCAGGGGTTCAACATCGGCATGAACCAGGGCTCGGTCGCCGGCGCGGGCATCGCCGCGCATCTGCACCAGCACATCGTCCCGCGCTGGGGCGGCGACACGAACTTCATGCCGGTCGTGGGGCACACGCGCGTGCTGCCGCAGCTGCTGGCGGACACGCGCAAGATGCTGGCGGAGGCCTGGCCGGCGGCGTAG